Proteins encoded by one window of Brevibacterium atlanticum:
- a CDS encoding MFS transporter encodes MPDLSQATVKTPVGTQDGQKNGAKKRGLARVAAASLIGTTIEYYDFFIYGTAAALVFPTVFFPAADPAVGTIASFATFSVAFFARPVGAVLLGHFGDKIGRKRTLVWTLMVMGVSTIGIGLMPGYGVGVFGVFEGGIGIWAPIILTAMRFLQGFAVGGEWAGATLLTAEYAPNGKRGRMAIYPQLGPSIAFFLSSGTFFIASATVGASSTAFLEYGWRIPFIASSVLVIFGLWVRLAVDETPVFKAQQAAGVTSRREQKLPFVEVLRDQWKEVLIASGAMATLFALFYIGTAFLTNYGTGDLGFSRTTLLGMGMISSLVFGAATIVAAILSDRIGRLKIIRTVLVLSVPWTLLLFPLIDTGSAFALWAGITGTLVLYGLAYGPTGAMLPEMFASRFRYTGAGLVYNFAGILGGAIPPLLAAQIIMTNDSVWVGVMLAAISALSVVCVIFIPETKERTMEPVEN; translated from the coding sequence TTGCCTGATCTCAGTCAAGCAACAGTCAAGACACCCGTCGGCACGCAGGATGGTCAAAAGAACGGAGCAAAGAAGCGCGGCCTGGCGCGGGTCGCCGCAGCCAGCCTGATCGGAACCACAATCGAGTACTATGACTTCTTCATCTACGGGACGGCCGCTGCTCTGGTCTTTCCTACGGTGTTCTTTCCTGCGGCCGATCCCGCCGTGGGAACCATCGCCTCATTTGCGACGTTCTCGGTCGCCTTCTTCGCCCGTCCGGTCGGTGCCGTTCTTCTGGGTCACTTCGGAGACAAGATCGGACGCAAACGCACACTGGTGTGGACGCTCATGGTCATGGGTGTCTCGACCATCGGAATCGGTCTCATGCCAGGGTACGGAGTGGGAGTCTTCGGGGTGTTCGAAGGGGGCATTGGGATCTGGGCACCGATCATTTTGACGGCTATGCGTTTCTTGCAGGGCTTCGCTGTCGGCGGCGAATGGGCTGGAGCGACATTGCTCACCGCCGAATACGCTCCGAACGGCAAGCGCGGACGAATGGCGATCTATCCGCAATTGGGTCCCTCGATCGCGTTCTTCCTCTCCAGCGGAACTTTCTTCATCGCATCTGCCACAGTCGGAGCCAGCAGCACTGCCTTCTTGGAATACGGTTGGCGAATCCCCTTCATCGCGTCGTCGGTCCTTGTCATCTTCGGCCTGTGGGTGAGGTTGGCAGTTGATGAGACGCCCGTGTTCAAGGCGCAGCAGGCTGCAGGCGTCACGTCCCGCAGGGAGCAGAAGCTGCCTTTCGTCGAGGTCCTCCGTGACCAGTGGAAAGAAGTGCTCATCGCCTCTGGCGCTATGGCTACGCTCTTTGCGCTGTTCTATATCGGTACGGCCTTCCTGACCAACTACGGCACAGGGGACCTCGGATTCAGTCGCACGACGCTTCTGGGCATGGGGATGATCTCGTCTCTGGTGTTCGGCGCAGCAACGATTGTGGCGGCGATTCTCTCTGATCGGATCGGCCGGCTCAAGATCATCCGCACAGTGCTGGTTCTGTCTGTGCCATGGACACTGCTTCTGTTCCCCCTGATCGACACCGGGTCCGCGTTCGCGCTCTGGGCAGGAATCACCGGCACATTGGTGCTGTACGGCCTTGCGTATGGACCCACTGGTGCAATGCTTCCGGAGATGTTCGCCTCTCGGTTCAGATATACCGGCGCGGGGCTTGTCTACAACTTTGCGGGGATCCTCGGCGGAGCGATCCCTCCACTGCTCGCAGCGCAGATCATCATGACGAACGACAGCGTATGGGTCGGCGTGATGCTTGCAGCCATCTCGGCACTCTCTGTCGTCTGTGTCATCTTCATCCCGGAAACCAAGGAGCGCACGATGGAACCGGTTGAAAATTAG
- a CDS encoding GntR family transcriptional regulator produces MASKISAWAAREVIECRIDSGSLLTESDLARALGASRTPAREAMLELERWGLVRLVPKKGAIVTSVTMKDRHDLLAVRTMFETGAVQSALASSELERLAVDLRYLLGEQRQAYEAGDLLRFAAVDFSFHARIIGSGNNEVVNELLATMGPRLARLTYRAVLDHPEILPSLLAEHERLIERAECRDALGFGRLVKDHIWDSHSAIPVKS; encoded by the coding sequence GTGGCATCGAAGATTTCGGCCTGGGCGGCGCGGGAGGTCATTGAGTGTCGCATTGATTCGGGTTCTCTGCTGACTGAGTCCGATCTTGCGCGGGCACTCGGAGCTAGTCGCACACCGGCGCGGGAGGCCATGCTCGAGCTGGAACGTTGGGGGCTGGTCCGCCTCGTGCCGAAGAAGGGAGCAATCGTGACGTCTGTGACCATGAAGGATCGACATGACCTGCTCGCTGTGCGGACAATGTTTGAAACCGGCGCCGTGCAGTCAGCGCTCGCGAGCTCGGAGCTTGAGCGGCTTGCCGTGGATCTGCGGTATCTCCTCGGTGAGCAGCGACAGGCATACGAAGCCGGCGATCTGCTTCGCTTCGCGGCCGTCGACTTCTCATTTCACGCCCGCATCATCGGGAGCGGGAACAACGAAGTCGTCAATGAGCTCCTGGCGACAATGGGGCCGCGGTTGGCGAGGCTGACGTACCGGGCTGTCCTTGATCACCCGGAGATCCTCCCCTCGCTCCTTGCTGAACACGAGCGATTGATCGAGCGTGCGGAGTGCAGAGACGCGCTCGGGTTCGGACGGCTTGTGAAGGATCACATCTGGGACTCGCATTCCGCGATTCCCGTGAAGAGCTGA
- a CDS encoding enoyl-CoA hydratase has translation MTTVDVITEVRDSALHVTFNRPDARNAMTWEMYQALAEAAAKIDADPHLRALVLRGAGGRAFVAGTDIAQFRGFSGTDGVAYENRIDEVLSLLAAVSKPVIAVIDGHCVGGGLGIAACADVRVAAPKASFSVPIAKTLGNTLSASTLRRLVRVFGEPRVTSMLLTARRVNAQEALSCGFLTSVDDDLDTVAEQTVASITGGAPLTQWSIKENLRRLNSSRTLDDSDVISKVYGSADFAAAVEAFLSKSPVEWQGR, from the coding sequence ATGACGACAGTCGACGTGATCACCGAGGTGCGTGACTCCGCGCTTCATGTCACTTTCAACCGCCCCGATGCCCGGAACGCGATGACCTGGGAGATGTACCAGGCTCTCGCCGAGGCAGCGGCAAAGATAGACGCGGATCCGCACCTCCGGGCACTCGTCCTTCGCGGAGCTGGTGGGCGCGCTTTCGTCGCCGGTACGGATATCGCCCAATTCAGAGGCTTCTCGGGTACGGATGGAGTCGCATATGAGAATCGAATCGACGAAGTGCTCAGCCTTCTCGCGGCCGTCAGCAAGCCCGTCATCGCTGTGATCGATGGACATTGCGTCGGGGGCGGTCTGGGAATCGCTGCCTGTGCTGACGTGCGTGTCGCGGCTCCCAAAGCCTCGTTCTCCGTTCCGATCGCCAAAACTCTAGGTAACACCTTGTCGGCGAGTACGCTGCGCAGGCTGGTGCGAGTCTTCGGAGAACCGCGCGTGACATCGATGCTGCTGACCGCACGAAGGGTCAACGCGCAGGAGGCCCTCAGCTGCGGTTTCCTCACGTCAGTCGACGATGACCTCGATACAGTCGCCGAGCAGACTGTCGCGAGCATCACCGGTGGCGCCCCACTCACCCAGTGGTCGATCAAAGAGAACCTCAGACGGCTCAATTCCTCTCGCACCCTCGACGATTCAGATGTCATTTCCAAGGTGTATGGAAGTGCCGACTTCGCCGCGGCAGTCGAGGCATTCCTGTCGAAATCACCCGTGGAATGGCAGGGACGCTGA